ACTGCATTTCTAGCCTTTTGACACCTCTTTCCCTATTGTACCGATCCTTTTTTGCCCGGTCTTGCGAATAGGTAACGACCAAGGTCATACCTTCTTTCTTAATTGCCCTGCTCTGGTCTTTTTCGAAGTCAAGCCCCAGGATTTCTTTTTTGACAGATTCTTTTTCATTTTTTAATCCTTGCTCCCAAAATAAACTCGTAGCCTTTTTCGACAAGTTCCTGCACATTTTTGTTTGAAAGAAGGCCTGCATCTGCAACAACTGTGAGCTTTTCAAAATTGTATTTCATGCGGAAGCCCTCCAGAATGGGAAGGAATGTATCCCCCTCGTATTTGTTTCCCTCAAAAATATCATAAGCCAATGGATATGCGTCTTTGCTCACCAGCAAACCCAGTACAATCTGGGGATGTTTGTGCTTCCCGTCTTTTGAAAACCCGGGCTTTCTGATATCATCCTCTTTTTCTATTTCAAAGTAGATGGTTGTAACATCATAAAAAACCGCGTGGATGCCACCGTCCAAAACTTGCAGGGTATGTTCAAAGCTGATCTTTTGGACCAGATCCTTATACCTGGAATGCAGCCTATCCATAAAGCGGTAAATGTCGTCTTCGGAGTAAGACTTCTGTTCGTAACGGTAAAGATATTCTGTTGTTTTAAGCTTGCTTTTAGGGTAAACCAGACGGTATAACACAAGATCTTTGAAAAGCTCCTCATTGATCTGAGTAAAACCAATATCATCAAATATCTTCCCCAAAACATACTGTATGCCCACAAGCTTATGCGAACTGATTGAAGACAGCACATCAGTAAATATCCTCCTGTGATCGGTAAAGTCGATCTCCTGAAGCCCCATTTGTTTTTGAGCATAACTTTTACCTTCGGCAACCAGACGCTCAATTTCTAAGGTATCTTTACTTGAGCCAATGGTCTTTAGAACCTTATATTTCCCTTGGCTTTTATCTATTACCTGTACACTGACAAGTCCACTTTTATTTGGCTTTTTGCGAACAAACATGGACTAATTTAATAAAATCATGCTCTGGGACACCCAAAACCAAAATATAAAAATTCTTAAACATTGAAAATCAATAACTTAAAAAATTACCGTGAATTACCTGCGGAAGTCAGGAGTGATAAACTTGTAAGAAAATGTGCAGAAAGTCATGCTTTAGAATATCATGGACTTTTGTGGATATTTGACTTATTGGTTGATAATGGTGTTTGTTCTAAAGCCAGAGCACTTTCTACGATTAAAAAGCTTTTTACTATGAATACCATGTATGCGGGTGCAAAGACTAGAAAGGAGATAGAAAACCAGATTAAGAAATGGGGTTAAAATTGGTTAATCCCATTTACTCCCCTAGATTTCCATCCCTAAATTGAATAAGTTTACCATCATTATTTCTCAGCAAAGCTTTTAAATATTATTACCACTTTTAACCCAAGTTAAATCAAATGCCCAATCGATTCTTACTCCCCATTCTACTGATTGCAAGTTTTTCCTGCGGAAAGCCGGGAGAAGACATCACGGTTGATACATTCAGTTATAGCGTTGATACCGTGACTGTGGACGCCAAAGGGGAAATTTTGTATTTAGAGTATGAACTCAGAGTGGCAGACTACAGTGAAGTTGACGGGTTTTTGTACAATTTCAATAAACATTCGCACAGTATCGAAAAAATTGATCTGGACCAATTAGAATGGGTAGGGACTTTCCCATTGCAACAGGAAGGACCGGACGGAACAGGGTTTTGGATTTCGGATATCAAAGGTGTCCGGGAGGGGCAGTTGTTCCTGTCTGGAGAAAAGGCCGGTATCTTTAACTTGGAAGGTGAACTGCTCAAAAAGATTGACTGGTCCAATGTCTCTCCCGAAGAAGGAGGGATATTGGATGAAGAAAAATTTTATATACAAGTGATCAACCCTAATTTCCCCGAGTCGGCTTTTTCCTTATTTGTCAATTACACCAAAAATTCTGTGATTTTAAAAAAATTGGACGCATCCCAAAATAGGATAGCTATAATTGATATAGATCCCAATGATAATTATAAAACATACACCTTAGGAGACCTTTCTACTTATAATCATTGGGCACCCAGAGTCAACATCAACAGCCAAAAGGATAAAATCATTGTATCCCATGAGTTTGCCAATGATTTTTATGTGTTTTCTCCACACGGTGATTCCCTTCAAGCCGTCAATTATACTGCTGCATATACACCTAGCAAGGTAACGCTTACCACTGAAGGGGATTTGGTCAATTCCACCGATGATAGGAAGAATGCCCTTCAGTACTACCTTGGGCAGGTAAGTTTTGGAAGGTTGGTCTGGGACGCAAAGCATCAACGATATTACCGGTTTTCTTCCTCTACGCAATATGGGGAAGAAGAACGTATGGGATGGCTTTTACCTGAAATCAGCAACAGCGAGGTGTACCTTAGTGTCTTTGATGCCGACTTCAAGCTTCTTGATGAAATGCCAATACCGGAACTCAACGGGCTCCCATTGTCCAAATATTTTGTCAAGGACGGGATGTTGTGGGTATTTGTAAACTTAGATGATGAGATGGGGTTTATCAGGGTAAGTTTTGAATAATCATTTTCAACCCAAGATAAAACTAGAAATTCTCACCCCTTTAATCCCTCGGCGGATTGATCATAATATGAGCCCTATGGGTACCCGGGTCCATTATCCAGGGCATAGCCGGGCCTGATGGTTTCAGGGGCAGGCCAGTGCTTGCTTCAGTGGCCCAAGGGATATAGACCACGTAGCGGAGATAAGAATCTTTGACTTCTCCGGTCTTGAGGTCGTAATTTTCAGCATCAGCGGAAAGTACAAAAAGTGTTGCACCGTCTTTGGGCATTTTGAGTTTACCGCTTTTGACTTCTTCCTCGCGGATATCAAATATCTCTTTGAAATTTTTACCTTCTTTTTTCAATTCTCTACCTCTTTCCATAAATGGTTCCAATCCCACATGGTAGCAAGAGGCATTGAAGCCCGGGCTGTTCGGGTCATCAGTCAGACAGACCAATTCATTGGTCCCTTTTCTCAACACTATGAATTCTCCTTTTTCATTATAACCGTAGACCATTGCGCCTTCTCTTTTATCCTCAGGTGCCGCCATAAGGGCAGTTTTGATCTGGATATCTTTGCTGGGAATGGTTTGGGAAAATGCAGGAAATGCTATTAAAACAATCAGGAAAAATAAGACAGAGGCTTTCATGAGATTCTGGATTTTGGTGAATTCACTAATTTAGAAAAATTATCAAGAAGGAATGGCTATTTGGCCAAAAACATTTCTCTGACCTGAGGCTCAAATTTCTCTATGGCATATCTGAGCATTGTTCTGGGCATTTTTTTATAGTGCTTCTCCAAAAAACCATATTCGGTTTCAAAGTCCCTTTTGCCAACTTCTCTCAGCATCCATCCTACAGCCTTGTGAATCAGGTCATGGGGGTGGAATAGTAATATTTCAGCTATTTTGAGCGTGTCTTCAAAATCATTTTTGCGGATAAAATAGTAGGTACTGATAATGGCCATACGCTGATCCCAGAGATTATTTGAATTGGCAAGTTCGTAAAGCGGTGTTCTGTCTTTGTCGTAAAGCCATGAACCCAAAATCTGATGGGCCGAACTGTCTACCAAATCCCAGTTATTGACAAAGCTTCTATTGTTTAAATAAAAATCCACCCACAACCTTTTTTCCTCCCCGGATTTTGATTTTTCAAATTTTGCGACGAGCATAAAAAGGGCTGTTAATCTTACCTCATGAAACGGAGAGGCAATCAATGTTTTCAGGTCCTTTTCCTCGATTGCCGGTAAGAATTTTTTGGCGATTATTCTTTGCTGAGGAACTTGAATACCCAAAAAATGATCGCCTTCACCGTATTCACCTTTTCCGGTTTTGAAAAAACGTGGGAGGAATAATGCTTTCTCCTTATCCGAGACCGATTTAAGTTCTGAAATAACTTTTTCAGGGAGATTATTTTCAGGATTCATTTGTATGTGATTGATGGCCAAAAAAATGAATTGGTTTAAGGTAAGTTCAATAGATTTTTGATTGAAGCCTAAAAATAAAAAAACCTCCAGATATATAGTTAACTGGAGGTTTGAATTCTGATTTTGAGGATTGAAATTTAAAAATCCATATCTTCCATATCTTCCCTTCCGCCTTCTCTTTTACCGTTTTTATCCCGGAATCCTCCAAATCTATAGGTGAATCCAAGTGTTCCTATTCTTGTTTCCCTGTTGAAGGCCCTGTTATATACAAAACGGGAGTCGACAGTTTTGATTCTAAAGATCTGGGTATTGAAAACATCACTTACATTGAGGCTAATCGTTGCTTTTTTGTTCAGAATGTCCTTTCTCAATCCGATATTCAGCCCCCAATAGGGTTCAATCTCACCTTGTGGGAATACAATTGGACCTCTGTAGCTTCCCTGTACCTGTACAGAAAATAAGTTGGGAATAGCCATAGTGGACAATAAATTCATGGTCCAGCTGAAATTAGAATTGTTGAATCCTTCTCCCAGATTATCTCCGAAAATCTCTGAGTAAAAGAAGTTACCCGTTAAAGCCAAATCAAACCAGTCAGTTACTTGGATCTGATTTACCAATTCCAAACCTGTACTTTTTCGGATATTGGCATTTTCTCTGCTTTGTACCGTGATATTATCATCGAGCAGCGTAATGATTCTTGTTTGGACATTGGTGGAATACCTATGGTAGACTGTTGCGTTCAACAGGTACTTTGACCAACCCTTCATATAGCCGATTTCATAGCTATCCGTCAATTCAGGTTGCAGGTTGGGATTTCCCACCGAAAAATTCAGCTGGTCTCTTAGATTGTATATGGGTGAAAGTGACCAGATATTTGGTCTTGAAATTCTCCTGCTGTAATTGACTGATATTTCCTGTTCTTCACCCAGATTATAGGTGGTATATACACTTGGAAAAAGATTGAAATAATTATTGACAAATTCTTCACCGGAACTTTCCAATAAACCCAATGTCCGCGTGTACTCTCCTCTCAGACCGATCTGATATCCAAACTTGTTGATCCTGTTTCGATAAATCATGTAAGAAGCATAAACATCCTCATCGAATGTATAGGTATCGCTCAATGTGTCAATTGGAACGGGCAGAAAATCATCAGAAGCGATTCCCTGAGAAAAGGACTGATCCCTTTTCCATTGGCCGAATGTACCCTTTAATCCAGCTTCTATTTTGCCGTTGTCTCCAAGAGATTTTTCATAATCCATTTGAATTATAGCAAAATTGCTTTCCCTTAGACTTTCGTCCAATTGAACCAAACTGTTTTCAGGAACAAATTCATTCAAGGAGTTGTAGAAAGATTGTTCGGTGAACTGAGATTGATCTCTGTTGTCGAAGGCGTAAGAAAAAGAAGTATATAACCTTTGGCCTGAGGAATCAAGATCTAAAGTATAATTGATTCCAGTTTCGAAATTTAACCTGTCACTGCTTTCAAATCGATCTCTACTGAAAACACTGTCCAATTCATTGTTAATATTCAGGTTTCTTTGTATCGTGATTTCATCTTCTGTTTCGCTCCCAAAATTTGCCTGAGCATAAACACCCAGAACGGAATTTTCTGTAAAGTTGTAGTCCATTCCTGTCCGGAATAGGGAGCCCCTTCTATTTTCAATTTCATCACCTTCTTCATCCAGATATCTGGAAATACCAGGGACAAAATTCTCTCTTCTTCCTTCGGCTATCCTGTATCTTCTTCTGTCCTGAAAGTCAAATGCCGTATAGTAATTGACCTTATCGGTTCTGTAG
This window of the Aquiflexum balticum DSM 16537 genome carries:
- a CDS encoding DUF4221 family protein, with product MPNRFLLPILLIASFSCGKPGEDITVDTFSYSVDTVTVDAKGEILYLEYELRVADYSEVDGFLYNFNKHSHSIEKIDLDQLEWVGTFPLQQEGPDGTGFWISDIKGVREGQLFLSGEKAGIFNLEGELLKKIDWSNVSPEEGGILDEEKFYIQVINPNFPESAFSLFVNYTKNSVILKKLDASQNRIAIIDIDPNDNYKTYTLGDLSTYNHWAPRVNINSQKDKIIVSHEFANDFYVFSPHGDSLQAVNYTAAYTPSKVTLTTEGDLVNSTDDRKNALQYYLGQVSFGRLVWDAKHQRYYRFSSSTQYGEEERMGWLLPEISNSEVYLSVFDADFKLLDEMPIPELNGLPLSKYFVKDGMLWVFVNLDDEMGFIRVSFE
- a CDS encoding DNA alkylation repair protein, whose protein sequence is MNPENNLPEKVISELKSVSDKEKALFLPRFFKTGKGEYGEGDHFLGIQVPQQRIIAKKFLPAIEEKDLKTLIASPFHEVRLTALFMLVAKFEKSKSGEEKRLWVDFYLNNRSFVNNWDLVDSSAHQILGSWLYDKDRTPLYELANSNNLWDQRMAIISTYYFIRKNDFEDTLKIAEILLFHPHDLIHKAVGWMLREVGKRDFETEYGFLEKHYKKMPRTMLRYAIEKFEPQVREMFLAK
- a CDS encoding outer membrane beta-barrel family protein; amino-acid sequence: MKPLLPYLLSAFFLFTFTDAISQSFTIKGKILDRDSNQALEFANIALLMPNDSSLVTGSISDLDGTFLMNAEKGTYLLRAGFIGYESLIKEIAVGEKNVLNLGDLIIGKDATNLQEVVVEGVSSIFTSDIDKRTYNVENSIVAEGATAAELLGTLPSIQVDEEGGISMRGSGEVLIYINGRPSNLSSSDTDNILSQFPANSIKSVELITNPSSRYDAAGVGGIINIILKKNQDLGFNGQVNASVGTRDKYQAGINLNYRTDKVNYYTAFDFQDRRRYRIAEGRRENFVPGISRYLDEEGDEIENRRGSLFRTGMDYNFTENSVLGVYAQANFGSETEDEITIQRNLNINNELDSVFSRDRFESSDRLNFETGINYTLDLDSSGQRLYTSFSYAFDNRDQSQFTEQSFYNSLNEFVPENSLVQLDESLRESNFAIIQMDYEKSLGDNGKIEAGLKGTFGQWKRDQSFSQGIASDDFLPVPIDTLSDTYTFDEDVYASYMIYRNRINKFGYQIGLRGEYTRTLGLLESSGEEFVNNYFNLFPSVYTTYNLGEEQEISVNYSRRISRPNIWSLSPIYNLRDQLNFSVGNPNLQPELTDSYEIGYMKGWSKYLLNATVYHRYSTNVQTRIITLLDDNITVQSRENANIRKSTGLELVNQIQVTDWFDLALTGNFFYSEIFGDNLGEGFNNSNFSWTMNLLSTMAIPNLFSVQVQGSYRGPIVFPQGEIEPYWGLNIGLRKDILNKKATISLNVSDVFNTQIFRIKTVDSRFVYNRAFNRETRIGTLGFTYRFGGFRDKNGKREGGREDMEDMDF